In one window of Haloterrigena salifodinae DNA:
- a CDS encoding MaoC family dehydratase has product MTGRYYEEFEVDETIEHERRRTITESDNQRFCDMTMNQQPLHLDADFAADTDFGERLVNGLYTMSLAVGITIPETTDGTIVANLSYNNVEHPEPVFHGDTIRVQSTVTDKRETSDGERGIVTMHVEVFKVNEPDEPLVCEFDRTALSLKREHAEE; this is encoded by the coding sequence ATGACAGGACGCTACTACGAGGAGTTCGAGGTCGACGAGACCATCGAACACGAACGACGGCGCACGATCACGGAGAGCGACAACCAGCGCTTTTGCGACATGACGATGAACCAGCAGCCGCTGCATCTGGACGCCGACTTCGCCGCGGACACTGACTTCGGCGAACGGCTGGTCAACGGGCTCTACACGATGAGCCTCGCGGTCGGGATCACCATCCCCGAGACGACCGACGGGACCATCGTCGCCAACCTCTCCTACAACAACGTCGAGCACCCCGAGCCGGTGTTCCACGGCGACACGATTCGGGTGCAGTCGACGGTGACGGACAAGCGCGAGACCAGCGACGGCGAGCGCGGTATCGTGACCATGCACGTCGAGGTGTTCAAGGTCAACGAGCCCGACGAACCGCTGGTCTGCGAGTTCGATCGGACCGCGCTCTCGCTGAAACGCGAGCACGCCGAGGAGTGA
- a CDS encoding amidohydrolase family protein produces the protein MSPPDQSTDSDDRETAFRPAIDAHTHLFPDRLAAAIQRTLSAETDWEFSTPTARDEIEDVLRSVGVEAYVALPYAHEPGLASDLNDWLLERADDSAFLVPFATVHPDDEDPAAVVRDAFEAGARGLKIHCPVQECRPADSRLEPALEVATEYDRPITYHGGTAPMYEGSPYVGADVFEELLESYPGLRVCCAHMGTYETDRFLAFAREYDGVYLDTTFAMSTSAPETMGFDPSSISDATLVELSESIMYGSDFPNIPYPYRNERAGLLERDLPQETARDIFYRTAREYLGLEDDAMLNQN, from the coding sequence ATGTCTCCGCCAGACCAATCGACGGATTCCGACGACCGCGAAACCGCCTTTCGGCCGGCGATCGACGCCCACACGCACCTGTTCCCCGACCGGTTGGCGGCCGCTATTCAGCGAACGCTCAGCGCCGAAACCGACTGGGAGTTCTCGACGCCGACGGCTCGAGACGAAATCGAGGACGTCCTTCGCTCGGTGGGCGTCGAGGCCTACGTCGCCCTTCCATACGCCCACGAGCCGGGTCTCGCGAGCGACCTGAACGACTGGCTCCTCGAGCGGGCCGACGACTCCGCGTTCCTCGTCCCGTTCGCGACGGTCCATCCCGACGACGAGGACCCGGCGGCCGTCGTTCGGGACGCCTTCGAGGCGGGCGCGCGAGGCCTGAAGATCCACTGCCCCGTCCAGGAGTGTCGGCCCGCCGACTCCAGGCTCGAGCCCGCACTCGAGGTCGCCACGGAGTACGACCGGCCGATCACCTACCACGGCGGGACGGCGCCGATGTACGAGGGGAGTCCGTACGTGGGTGCGGACGTCTTCGAGGAGTTGCTCGAGTCCTACCCAGGACTTCGGGTCTGCTGTGCCCACATGGGCACCTACGAAACCGATCGGTTCCTCGCGTTCGCCCGCGAGTACGACGGCGTCTACCTCGACACGACGTTCGCGATGTCGACGTCCGCACCGGAAACGATGGGGTTCGATCCGTCCTCGATTTCGGACGCGACGCTCGTCGAACTCTCCGAGTCGATCATGTACGGCTCCGACTTCCCGAATATTCCGTACCCCTATCGGAACGAGCGAGCTGGGTTGCTCGAGCGGGACCTACCCCAGGAGACCGCGCGAGATATCTTCTACCGGACTGCACGCGAGTATCTGGGCCTCGAGGACGACGCTATGCTGAATCAAAACTGA
- a CDS encoding MaoC/PaaZ C-terminal domain-containing protein, with product MSRPVEGETHTFERTFTTDDVERFAELSRDRQPIHTEPDEDGRLMVHGLLTATLPTKIGGDLEVLARSMDLEFRRPVYTGQRIACMWTFESVDEREDRYVIGVEVTCERADDEPVLTGTIEGLIWKDE from the coding sequence ATGAGCCGGCCAGTCGAAGGCGAGACCCACACGTTCGAGCGGACGTTCACGACCGACGACGTCGAGCGGTTCGCGGAACTCTCCCGCGACAGACAGCCGATCCACACCGAGCCGGACGAGGACGGCCGTCTGATGGTCCACGGCCTGCTGACCGCGACGCTGCCGACGAAGATCGGTGGTGACCTCGAGGTGCTCGCGCGGTCGATGGACCTCGAGTTCCGTCGGCCGGTCTACACCGGCCAGCGCATCGCCTGCATGTGGACGTTCGAGAGCGTCGATGAACGCGAAGATCGGTACGTGATCGGCGTCGAGGTGACCTGCGAACGAGCGGACGACGAACCCGTACTGACCGGGACGATCGAGGGGCTGATCTGGAAGGACGAATGA
- a CDS encoding DNA-directed DNA polymerase II small subunit produces the protein MPLEAPARIVSELTSRGYNAEREAVTKLASAENPQAALERVVDELPEDALVVRTDHVDATLSRADATPDSPGGSTGPDADSAPGSRTDPSVSTGDAVPDPTAADGDGPVETKGGGAADRSVDPELRSLEIAGDMTGQSTGTGEYEDFVAVFRDRLERLGSKLRGRVNHRPASAIQDMPGGSDVAMVGLVNDIRSTASGHWLIELEDATGTFPWLVMKDREYVDLVDELLCDEVLAMEGTLADDSGIAFVDSMYFPDIPRTHEPSTADRHVQAALISDVHVGSDEFMEGAWNRFADWLHTEQAQHVEYLLIGGDMVEGVGVYPDQDEELEIVDIYEQYEAFNEHLKKVPDDIEIVMIPGNHDAVRLAEPQPGFDEELREIMSAHDPQIVSNPSTVTLEGVSVLMYHGVSLDEVIAELPEEKASYDDPHKAMYQLLKKRHVAPQFGGHTRLAPEEQDYLVMEEVPDIFHTGHVHKLGFGKYHNVLAINSGCWQAQTDFQKSVNIDPDAGYAPIVDLDTLDVTVQKFS, from the coding sequence GTGCCACTCGAGGCGCCGGCCCGAATCGTCAGCGAACTCACCAGCCGCGGCTACAACGCCGAGCGCGAGGCCGTGACCAAACTCGCGTCGGCCGAGAATCCGCAGGCGGCCCTCGAGCGCGTCGTCGACGAACTCCCCGAAGACGCGCTGGTCGTCCGAACCGACCACGTCGACGCGACCCTCTCGCGGGCGGACGCGACGCCCGATTCGCCGGGAGGATCGACAGGACCGGACGCCGACTCAGCTCCCGGTTCACGGACTGACCCCTCGGTTTCGACTGGAGACGCTGTACCCGATCCCACGGCCGCGGACGGGGACGGTCCAGTTGAAACGAAGGGGGGCGGAGCCGCCGACCGGTCGGTCGATCCCGAGCTTCGATCGTTGGAGATCGCCGGGGATATGACCGGCCAGAGCACCGGGACCGGCGAGTATGAGGATTTCGTCGCCGTCTTCCGGGACCGACTCGAGCGACTGGGATCGAAACTCCGCGGGCGGGTCAACCACCGCCCGGCGTCGGCCATTCAGGACATGCCCGGCGGCAGCGACGTCGCGATGGTCGGGCTGGTCAACGACATCCGATCGACGGCCAGCGGCCACTGGCTGATCGAACTCGAGGACGCGACCGGGACCTTCCCCTGGCTCGTGATGAAGGATCGAGAGTACGTCGATCTGGTCGACGAACTGCTCTGCGACGAGGTGCTGGCGATGGAGGGAACGCTGGCGGACGACTCGGGGATCGCCTTCGTCGACTCGATGTATTTCCCCGACATTCCCCGAACCCACGAGCCGTCGACCGCGGACCGCCACGTGCAGGCGGCGCTGATCAGCGACGTCCACGTCGGCAGCGACGAGTTCATGGAAGGCGCCTGGAACCGCTTCGCCGACTGGCTGCACACCGAGCAGGCCCAGCACGTCGAGTACCTCCTGATCGGCGGCGACATGGTCGAGGGCGTCGGCGTCTATCCCGATCAGGACGAGGAACTCGAGATCGTCGACATCTACGAGCAGTACGAAGCGTTTAACGAGCATCTGAAGAAGGTCCCCGACGACATCGAGATCGTGATGATCCCGGGCAACCACGACGCGGTCCGCCTCGCGGAGCCCCAGCCCGGGTTCGACGAGGAACTGCGGGAGATCATGTCCGCCCACGACCCCCAGATCGTGAGCAACCCCTCGACGGTTACCCTCGAGGGCGTCTCCGTCCTGATGTACCACGGCGTCAGTCTGGACGAGGTCATCGCGGAACTTCCCGAGGAGAAGGCCAGCTACGACGACCCGCACAAGGCGATGTACCAGCTCCTGAAGAAGCGCCACGTCGCTCCGCAGTTCGGGGGTCACACCCGACTCGCCCCCGAAGAGCAGGATTACCTCGTGATGGAGGAGGTTCCCGACATCTTCCACACCGGCCACGTCCACAAGCTCGGCTTCGGCAAGTACCACAACGTGCTCGCCATCAACTCGGGCTGCTGGCAGGCCCAGACGGACTTCCAGAAGAGCGTCAACATCGACCCCGACGCCGGCTACGCGCCTATCGTCGACCTCGACACGCTCGACGTGACCGTCCAGAAGTTCAGCTAG
- a CDS encoding S26 family signal peptidase, whose product MSGSSPGDVSDDPDDTPDSNRPDDRERHRGERDAAANPDSGRDGSAATAPASDDGVTIEDDGVVRWFLRSDDENVLFVRDVLSSVAIVAVIGLILFGVSGVWPPLVAVESGSMDPNMQKGDLIFVAEDERFVGDGAVAGTGVVTLESGQESGYEKFNNPGDVIVFQPDGNERRTPIIHRAHFRVEKGEKWVNTKADEDIAGDITCADVTTCPAPHDGFITKGDANPNYDQIAGGADTTVVKSEWVTGKAMFRIPWLGNIRLTFDKLLGGMVAPSPEPTSTVTSVPDASTPGAPVTPAGLAGTTGLAALGGGAVTAIGRRRY is encoded by the coding sequence ATGAGCGGTTCTAGCCCCGGTGACGTATCCGACGACCCCGACGATACTCCCGATTCCAACCGCCCCGACGATCGGGAGCGACATCGCGGGGAGCGAGACGCAGCCGCCAACCCCGATTCGGGACGGGACGGCTCGGCTGCAACAGCGCCGGCGTCCGACGACGGCGTGACGATCGAGGACGACGGCGTCGTACGCTGGTTTCTCCGATCAGACGACGAGAACGTGCTCTTCGTCCGCGACGTGCTGAGCAGCGTCGCGATCGTCGCCGTCATCGGACTGATCCTGTTCGGCGTCAGCGGCGTCTGGCCGCCGCTGGTCGCCGTCGAGAGCGGAAGCATGGATCCGAACATGCAGAAAGGGGACCTCATCTTCGTCGCCGAGGACGAGCGGTTCGTGGGCGACGGCGCCGTCGCCGGGACCGGCGTGGTCACCCTCGAGAGCGGACAGGAAAGCGGTTACGAGAAGTTCAACAATCCCGGCGACGTGATCGTCTTCCAGCCCGACGGAAACGAGCGGCGGACGCCGATCATCCACCGCGCCCACTTCAGGGTCGAGAAGGGCGAGAAGTGGGTCAATACCAAGGCCGACGAAGATATCGCCGGCGACATCACCTGCGCGGACGTCACCACCTGTCCGGCACCGCACGACGGGTTCATCACGAAGGGCGACGCGAACCCCAACTACGATCAGATCGCAGGGGGCGCGGATACGACCGTCGTCAAATCCGAGTGGGTCACCGGCAAGGCGATGTTCCGGATCCCGTGGCTCGGCAACATCCGCCTGACCTTCGACAAACTCCTCGGCGGCATGGTCGCCCCGTCGCCTGAACCGACCTCGACCGTCACCAGTGTACCGGACGCCTCGACTCCGGGTGCACCGGTTACCCCGGCCGGTCTCGCCGGCACAACCGGACTTGCAGCCCTCGGCGGCGGTGCCGTCACCGCCATCGGACGGAGACGGTACTGA
- a CDS encoding S26 family signal peptidase, whose amino-acid sequence MSGGPTDTSSGSSDDGVSDGTAQDGADSPSRGGPSNTSRTKSGDEETVPVTIEDDGVVRWFLRSDDENVLFARDVLSSVAVVAVIGLILFGVSGVWPPLVAVESPSMDPNMKTGDLIFVAENERFVGDGSVAGTGVVTLENGQESGYEKFNNPGDVIVFQPNGNEQKTPIIHRAHFWVEEDENWVETKADEDIIGGITCADIDNEICPADHAGFITKGDANSNYDQVGRGSGAKTTVVKSEWVTGKAMFRIPWLGNIRLTFDKLLGGMLAPSPGPAIDSASSPAAPGATVSPPGLAGVTGLAACGGGAVTAIGRRRN is encoded by the coding sequence ATGAGTGGTGGCCCCACGGATACCTCCAGTGGCTCGAGTGACGACGGCGTCTCGGACGGGACAGCCCAAGATGGGGCCGATTCGCCTTCACGCGGAGGGCCGTCAAACACGTCCAGAACGAAGTCGGGCGACGAAGAGACGGTCCCCGTCACGATCGAGGACGACGGCGTCGTGCGCTGGTTTCTCCGATCGGACGACGAGAACGTGCTCTTCGCTCGCGACGTGCTGAGCAGCGTCGCGGTCGTCGCCGTCATCGGACTGATCCTGTTCGGCGTCAGCGGCGTCTGGCCGCCACTGGTCGCGGTCGAAAGTCCTAGCATGGACCCGAACATGAAGACCGGCGATCTCATCTTCGTCGCCGAGAACGAGCGGTTCGTCGGCGATGGCTCCGTCGCCGGGACCGGCGTGGTCACCCTCGAGAACGGACAGGAAAGCGGTTACGAGAAGTTCAACAATCCCGGCGACGTGATCGTCTTCCAGCCGAATGGAAACGAGCAGAAGACGCCGATCATCCACCGGGCCCACTTCTGGGTCGAAGAGGACGAGAACTGGGTCGAAACCAAGGCCGACGAGGATATCATCGGTGGTATCACCTGTGCTGACATCGACAACGAAATCTGCCCGGCAGATCATGCCGGGTTCATCACAAAGGGTGACGCGAATTCCAACTACGATCAGGTTGGGAGGGGAAGCGGTGCGAAGACGACCGTCGTCAAGTCCGAGTGGGTCACCGGCAAGGCGATGTTCCGGATCCCGTGGCTCGGTAACATCCGACTGACCTTCGACAAACTCCTCGGCGGCATGCTCGCCCCATCGCCGGGGCCGGCCATCGACAGCGCCTCGAGTCCCGCCGCTCCGGGCGCGACCGTCAGTCCGCCCGGACTCGCCGGCGTGACCGGGCTCGCAGCCTGCGGAGGCGGTGCCGTTACCGCAATCGGTCGACGGCGAAACTGA